A single Candidatus Margulisiibacteriota bacterium DNA region contains:
- a CDS encoding tetratricopeptide repeat protein, with the protein MKFLRFFLIFILALLSFSDIKDDAMNAFQNEDYKTAIPILKTLAAKNDPDAQYKLGEASEEGKGVKQDYKEAAVWYEKAIKKNNPWAFYKLGLLYEEGKGVKQDYKTAAQYYEKAAKLNISWAQYKLAVLYESGKGVKQDYATAIQLYEKAANQDNDWAQYNLAELYESGKGIERNIPKAAEYYEMAAEQKNNWAQYKLGLLYLEGKNGISKNYEKAEQLLEMAAKQNNPWAEFQLAVIYHTGKIVTRDEVLALKWLNSIKDQSVINRKEYQQLLTSIKKVMSAEQPKKTKSTN; encoded by the coding sequence ATGAAATTTTTACGTTTTTTTCTGATTTTTATTCTCGCCTTGTTAAGTTTCTCAGACATTAAAGATGACGCCATGAATGCCTTCCAAAATGAGGATTATAAAACAGCGATTCCCATACTTAAAACACTTGCAGCGAAAAATGACCCTGATGCTCAATATAAACTGGGAGAAGCAAGTGAAGAAGGTAAAGGCGTAAAACAAGATTACAAAGAAGCAGCCGTCTGGTATGAAAAGGCTATCAAAAAAAATAACCCCTGGGCTTTTTATAAATTGGGATTATTGTATGAAGAAGGTAAAGGTGTAAAACAAGATTACAAAACCGCTGCCCAATATTATGAAAAAGCCGCAAAACTAAATATATCCTGGGCTCAATATAAGCTGGCAGTTCTTTATGAAAGCGGAAAGGGTGTTAAACAGGATTATGCCACCGCCATACAGCTCTATGAAAAAGCCGCAAACCAGGATAATGACTGGGCGCAATATAATCTGGCAGAGCTTTATGAGTCCGGAAAAGGTATAGAGCGAAATATTCCCAAAGCAGCAGAATATTATGAAATGGCTGCAGAGCAAAAAAATAACTGGGCACAATACAAATTAGGGTTGCTGTACCTGGAAGGAAAAAACGGCATTTCCAAAAACTACGAGAAAGCTGAACAACTTCTGGAAATGGCTGCCAAACAAAATAATCCCTGGGCAGAATTTCAGCTGGCTGTTATTTATCACACCGGCAAAATTGTTACCAGAGACGAGGTACTGGCCCTAAAATGGCTGAATTCCATTAAGGACCAGTCCGTCATCAATCGCAAAGAATATCAGCAGTTATTAACTTCCATAAAAAAAGTTATGTCTGCCGAACAACCCAAAAAAACCAAATCGACTAACTGA